From a single Ovis aries strain OAR_USU_Benz2616 breed Rambouillet chromosome 23, ARS-UI_Ramb_v3.0, whole genome shotgun sequence genomic region:
- the LOC101104363 gene encoding serpin B11, which translates to MDSLSTANVEFCLDVFKELSSNHAGDNVFFSPLSLLYALSMILLGARGDSAAQMKKVLHFNHIVESSGPEFKDLAKCNRAGRIHSELGALFSQINRPDSNYTLSIANRLYGTKAMAFHEQYSHCSEKLYQARLQTVDFERSAEETRKTINAWVESKTDGKVTNLFGKGTIEPSCVMVLVNAIYFKGQWQSKFRERETFRAPFQLSEGKSVTVEMMYQTGKFKLALIEEPQMQVLELPYVNNTLGMIILLPVGTADLDQVEKQLNSKAFQEWTSPSNMVQRDVEVHLPRFKLEIKYELSSLLESLGMTGIFSQVRADLSGISPVKGLFVSKVIHKSYVEVNEEGTEAAAATGDVLVLKRLPIRAQFVANHPFLFFIKHFHTNTILFCGKLASP; encoded by the exons ATGGACTCCCTCAGCACAGCAAACGTTGAATTTTGTCTGGATGTGTTCAAGGAGCTGAGCTCTAACCATGCAGGAGACAATGTCTTCTTCTCCCCGCTGAGTCTTCTTTACGCTCTTAGTATGATCCTCCTGGGAGCCAGAGGGGACAGCGCAGCGCAGATGAAGAAG GTACTTCACTTTAATCATATTGTAGAATCATCAGGACCAGAGTTCAAGGACTTGGCTAAG TGCAACCGAGCTGGAAGGATCCACTCAGAGTTGGGAGCCCTTTTCTCCCAGATCAATCGGCCAGACTCTAACTACACCCTCAGCATCGCCAACAGACTCTACGGGACAAAGGCGATGGCATTCCATGAG CAATACTCACACTGTTCTGAGAAACTGTATCAAGCCAGGCTGCAAACTGTTGATTTTGAACGGTCTGcagaagaaacaaggaaaaccaTCAATGCTTGGGTTGAAAGTAAAACTGATG GGAAAGTCACTAACCTCTTTGGAAAAGGCACAATTGAGCCCTCCTGCGTCATGGTCCTGGTGAATGCCATCTATTTCAAAGGACAATGGCAGAGTAAATTCCGGGAACGAGAAACGTTTAGAGCCCCTTTTCAGTTAAGTGAG gGTAAAAGTGTAACTGTGGAGATGATGTATCAGACTGGGAAGTTTAAACTGGCCCTCATCGAGGAACCACAGATGCAGGTTTTGGAGCTGCCCTATGTCAACAACACACTCGGCATGATCATTCTGCTTCCAGTGGGCACGGCTGACTTAGACCAG GTAGAGAAGCAGCTGAACTCGAAGGCCTTTCAGGAATGGACCAGCCCGTCCAACATGGTGCAGAGAGACGTGGAAGTGCATCTCCCGAGGTTCAAGCTGGAGATCAAGTACGAGCTCAGCTCCCTGTTGGAGTCCCTCGGGATGACAGGCATCTTCAGCCAGGTCAGGGCAGACCTTTCTGGAATATCCCCAGTCAAGGGCCTCTTTGTATCAAAGGTCATCCACAAGTCCTATGTGGAGGTCAACGAGGAGGGCACGGAGGCAGCCGCGGCCACTGGCGATGTCCTGGTACTAAAAAGACTTCCCATCCGAGCTCAGTTCGTGGCAAACCACCCCTTCCTGTTCTTCATCAAGCACTTTCACACCAACACAATTCTCTTCTGTGGCAAGCTGGCCTCTCCCTGA